CTGGATACTTTTTGTGGGCAATGATTGCTTATGGATTAGGTATGGGAttttacacataacataaaagATGAACTGTATGAAATAACTTCTCTTTTCCTCTTCTCAATTCTGTAACTCCACTGCAGGTCTTCTCATCACATATGTAGCCCTGAACTTGATGGATGGGCATGGCCAACCTGCACTGCTCTACATTGTCCCATTTACTCttggtatttatttatttgcgtAAAGCAATACGAACAGTTTAGAAACGCCAAGCAACTTGAAGTTTACAGTTAAGATTTGCCTGATGAAACAAAATTTCACACGTTGATGCAGGAACCTTTCTGACATTGGGAAAGAAAAGAGGTGATCTCAACAATTTATGGACTCGTGGAGAACCAGAAAGATCTTGCCCTCATGTCCGCCTTGAACACTTGCACGAACTTAACCTGGAAAAATAACTTCTTTTTTGttttatgtaattattttgTAGCGTTTCTCATCATCCCCTGTGAAGCTGGTTAAACCAGCTTGTCAGAGCTACCATAACTTGGAAAATGTTGTATGAAATGAAATCTTAGATTAACCTTTTGGCTAACTATAAATTAACTACGGTTCGCAATATTGTCCAAGAAAAATCCTCTTCTGTCCATTTCCAGAACAGGGGATGAGATTGCAGTGGAGTTCAAGTCTTCTTTTTTACAGTGATctggtaaaattttaaatgatttttctaTTTCATTACAAGTATAAAAGTGCATGTGATATCATTACACTCTACCATATTTGAAAATGGACAAAATTTTTTGACCTTGCTGGTTCAAATATAATGCTTGAAAGGGACAGAACACTAGTACTCATGTGTAGTAATGTTTATGAACTGCTGCGATTCAtgcgtgagagagagagagagagaaattctcccaacttaatttttaaattcaaacaaCAAGTGTGGGAAAGAAGGTTTTAAAAAATGTCAGTTGTAAGCATATGAGAATTTTCCAAGACATACATGACCAGCTTGACCTCTGACAGCAAATCTTGCATTTTACACAACCTAAAGAGCAGTTTTACAAGTTaaagttaataattaaataaatgaatgaatttcTTGCTTCCATGATTAAGGTGGTTGATGAAATGCAAGAGTTGCTGATGGCAGACATTATCTTCCAGCACATGGTTATAATTGGGCCATTGATTGATTTTGAACCAAGTAAGGAGCCAATTCATAATATTCTCCACAAAGATGCTCTTCTCTTGCATGTCTCTTGTTTCTGTGGACATAAAATATTCTCTGGATCAAAAGATATACTATCTTGAAGCTCTTGACAtaacttttttttgttttaataaaaatttcttcCTGCCTTAATAGGATTAGTAAGATTGCAATCACTCTAGTCAAAAGGGTGGCCAAGCAAAAGGCTCTGGCTGCATGTCTTTAGCCAATCCTCTCCAACTCAAAATAGTTTATGGTTGGTGGGCCAGTATATGGACATGGAAAGATCAGATTGGTGCCACGTGTGAACAGGAGAGAGGTTTAGACCGTTGGATAGTGAGGTGAGTTGGGAGTGGATGCCCTGATTTTGGGGTgattatgtaatttaaaaagTAGGAAATGGCTGGCAGTGGGGCTAGAAGAGGCATGTGAGCGCAGGGCACAAAACCAGGAGGGTATCCCATGAGTATGAGTTGTATAGCATAATAGAGTTGCTCTccttttttcaattttcatatAAAGCTAAACAACAAGATATCAGAATATGCAGGAAAGAGATTGTGGTCCCCAATAAAATCCTAAAtaagtatttataataataagataaattttattttaaaagatattaagatattctaattttttattaaaagaaaatttcaagaaataaaaagattaaatatataaatttcaataaGTTGTTGGTGACatatccttttctttttctttcattacaCGAGAAATTAATgtatattcattttaatatgaatttcattattattcagaaaacaaaaaataattagtttttcatattattagaatgctcttactttttttttttttgaaagtagAGGCTCTTATTCATTATTTGTTAATACAATCTCCATcacataaattttcttttttttaagaattaaaaataatttttaactatttttattttaaatttaataatttatttataaactttttaatgATGATTTAATAATAAGGTACTATAAATAAAGAATATAATAGAaaagataatataaatttattaatttattcgatGACAATTAAACTTTACAAgctttttcaaaaagaaattaaaaaactgTAGTGTGTCTCCACGTGTCAGCACCAGATAAGGCCGCAGAAAAGGGTGACACAGTAATTTCAGTCGTTTGGACCGGTTCATTATGCACCTGCCTTCCTAAAAAGGGCGTTTCTTTCTTTCCTAACGGTCACAAAACGGTCAGTTTCTCTCGACCGTTCGATTTTTGTATTTTTCCCTTATTATCCCGTGGCTGTCCAAATGCCTTTCGAATTACTATTTTACCCATCGTCGAATGTCACTTTTTATTTAGCTCAAATAACtaatattttctgataatttgaAATTCATGAGTTGGAATAAAACCtgaactaaattttattttaaaaaaattttagtatcTTAATCCAGTTTATGTAAAGAAATTAGAAAAATGATTAgctaaaatatgatttttttacataaaatactGAAGATGTTAATTGAAAATTAGACAGAAACgaaaaagaaattaagaaaaaaaaaagaattttgtagaaacaaaatgataaaaagaaaagaaaagggagtGTACAGTGTGGGAGAGGATAAGAACAAGGAACAAACCACCAACCAAAACCTGTCAACATCTCTTTCCACTTTCAAGAACAATCTCTTGCCCCCTACTACATGCTTCCTTCTTTTCATCTCTTTGCTCTATTTTATTAATCCCCATTAACCAATTAATATCATAAATTTTTGGACTTCAGAAaaccatttataattttaaattaatatttgaaatcAATCTTGtagttcaaaattaattttaatagaaatcttatttttaatattcaaatttgaaatttaaagttGAAATGTTTGTTTGGTGGAGTAAAAGATAATtatgtaattataatatttaagtttcaatgatgGCCCTACCattaagaagaaaataaagTGTTCAATTATCATTCTTGTATGAGAATTAATCAACATGTAAAGGGAAaaaatccctttttttttttttttttatttaggctACATGATTAATGGCACTTATCTAACTATAAAGTCACCCTCTATCTCTCCTGCTCTCTCACAAGCTCTGCGGCTTTTGCTTGCTTTTTCAGTGTGGTTGAGAGAATCAAGAACCTATCTTTCttgtgtgtgtgagagagagagagagcgagcTATGGAGggcaaggaagaagatgttAGACTTGGAGCAAACAAGTTCACAGAGAGACAACCCATAGGTACATCAGCTCAGACTGATAAGGACTACAAGGAGCCACCACCAGCTCCCCTGTTTGAGCCTGGTGAGCTCTCCTCGTGGTCCTTCTACAGGGCTGGGATTGCCGAGTTCATCGCTACTTTCTTGTTTCTCTACATCACTGTCTTGACTGTCATGGGTGTCTCTAAGTCCAATAACAAGTGCGCCACTGTGGGTATCCAAGGTATTGCTTGGGCCTTTGGTGGTATGATCTTTGCCCTTGTTTACTGCACTGCTGGTATCTCAGGTAACTCAATGCTTCCTTCACTTCTTTTGTCCTTGGCTTTAGCTTCTACtccgtttttttttttcttttctctctcagGATTTGCATCTTTATGTGAAAATTAGCCATCTTTTTTATTCTACTTGTTTTCTTACAAGTTTAGTTTTAATGCTTCTTTCTAAAACCATACACTACTTTATATACTATGGTGAGGAGCCTTACTAACCAGATCTACATGTTTGCTGCAACAACAGGTGGACACATCAACCCAGCAGTGACCTTTGGTCTGTTTCTGGCTAGGAAGCTCTCCTTGACAAGGGCACTGTTCTACATCATCATGCAGTGCCTTGGTGCCATCTGTGGTGCTGGGGTGGTAAAAGGTTTTGAGGGAAAGCGTGTATACCAGACTTTGGGTGGTGGAGCCAACGTTGTAGCTCATGGCTACACCAAGGGTGATGGTCTTGGTGCTGAGATTGTTGGCACCTTTATCCTTGTCTACACCGTCTTCTCTGCCACTGATGCAAAGAGGAACGCCAGAGACTCTCATGTTCCTGTATGTATTCTTTTCTATTTCTCTGTGTTGTTTGGCTTGATTGTGTTGGGTGGTACAGGTGTCCTGCAACTTGATTTTTGCATAAATTACATGCGTTTTGAGAATTCATTGAATTATGTAGTTCTCAATAGCATCTAAATCTTGCCACATAAGTTACAAGGTTTTGGATTTCTATATAATGATGTTTGGTGTACGAGAGTTTGGTTTGACATGCCTGCTTTTCTACAAAGCATTTTTACTTTTTAGATTTTAAGATTCTGAGAACCAAATGAAATTATTGCCGAAGCGATCAAATAACTGAGAAGAAGCAGCTTCACATGTTGAAAATTTCCTGAAAAGTGATTGGCATGTGATCTTGCTCAGTATTCTATAGGCATTTGGTTGGTTCATTAAACTGAGGAGGCTAAGATTGGAGCGCTAGCACTGTTCTGACTGTTCTAACTCTCTGATGTTTTGCAGATTTTGGCTCCTCTTCCCATTGGGTTTGCAGTGTTCTTGGTTCATTTGGCCACCATCCCCATCACTGGAACTGGCATCAACCCAGCCAGGAGTCTTGGAGCTGCCATCATCTTCAACAAGGACCATGCATGGGATGACCATGTAAGTATTCCGACTACTGGTTGATTTATTCATTACAACTAATATTGTAGCAAGTATTAGGTAGATTTTGATTCTTTGTTATTTGGTTTGATTGTGCAGTGGATTTTCTGGGTTGGACCCTTCATTGGAGCTGCCCTTGCTGCTGTGTACCATCAGATTGTGATCAGAGCTATCCCTTTCAAGGCCAGGGCTTAGGTGTTTTACCAAAATCACTTCTCTATCGCTTTTCTCCCCTTAGTGTTATCTTCCtcatcttttttcctttttgtttgtgTAATTTTGTTTCTATCCCTCCATGTGAATCTGGTATTGGAGAGTGAATTATGTGTGTAAATTATGTAGTGTGGGTGGGTGGATGTATCGTTGTGACACCTATTGATATTGAatgcagaaattctttttttatgtttttatgatatgctctctctctctatataatcATGTGAGTAGAGAAGAATGGGGAAGTTGGTTGGAGGTGTGTTAAAGTGGACTCCTGATCCACCCGTCGATGCTTTGCACCTACGCCACTTTCAGTTCACCATCCCACTGTTGGTGATGTGATTTTAGAGGGAATCACATTGTTGTCAGCTTCTCCGGAAGGTGAAGGTtggttttttcttttccttccttTCTTCCTCTCTTTATTCATTTtaggattttttaaaaatatggtaatttataatttaataaaattcataatttaatcttGTTgtgttaatgaaaaatatttttttattttaacatcTTGATcactttaattttagttaattttttagtttacataaatatagtttaaaattttaaaaaatagtctttaaattatatgtttttattagAAATCATATAATATACTGTAAAATTACCCTCCTTTTTCTCAACAGAGGGAGGGAATATAGAACTGGGAGTGACGGTGATGCGCTTGACACCTCACTTCAATGCTCTTGACGGATGGCTCTGGAGAGTTCGGTCCAATACTTTTTCGGCTTCTTACTCTCTGGAAAGTTCTTCCAATGTTTTGTTAGTTTATTTCGCTTGCATTATCTAtaaagaattttaataattaatttaaaaattataaaaaatcgtatcttataaaattttaaattattttccatCATTCTTAAGTAGGATGTAAGAATTATGAGCAacgcttttattttttttattttgctttttattttattattaattaatagaaaatttttttatttttaaaaaaatataactttatttcaaaaaaatataactctttaatttttatataataataataataatatttacaattttaatCTAGTGATAGTGATAAGTGTTtataagtaaatttaaaaaatcttaaattttatttttttaatttctaattttaattttataaataaaaataatattagctgtggccataataataataatttctttttaaaaaataaaattaaatatatgtaatttttttgataataataactaatatttatgttaaataaaatttattagtactATTATTACTACTCATTAATTTATGAACTTTTTAGTTTCTTTAATATTtaacatgaaaaataaaattaatatacatgTATAATCGCAAAtacatacttttatttataataataataattaatatttatatattaaataaatttattattaaaatatcagtTATATGAGGCAGTTTCTCTCTTAACTCTGAAAATGGGCCTTTTTGCCAATATTCTATAATAAGAAAGCCCAAATGCCTGTGAGCGAGAGTTAAATCAATAAAGATAGAGAGTTAAATCAGATAGAGTTAATGATTTAACGTTGAAATATGGTTGAATTGGGATTTAatagatatattattaaataaataataattttttattataattaatatctttatttttataaataattattaaaatatttttcaaatatttataaaaaattaaaattttaaataataattttttataaaataataatatttatttatatctaatgaataaaacttaaataaaaaattataataacaaatGAAAGACTTTCATTTAgaaattattcaattatataGTAATGAAAAAAATTCTCACATTATGAAATGAAACATtactatattaaaatttaaaataaattaaggtaaaaaattttcaattatctataaatattactactttaaaattatataaattaatataacacaaaattttatatacttttttattttaatattaaaatttaagagattttatatttaacttaaattcattaaaactaatgattgtattaataaaattttataaaaaaaaaagataattatgTTTAATAAATTCTCTAGTTAAAGTACGAGAAATTATAGTAGtattataataaattcatttaacagaaatattaattttagagtctaataaaaatttacaattattcaaaattaaacccctgtataagataatttgacaaaacTGCTCCTCAAGTGTCTGTCTAAATTcctgtataagataatttggcaaatatactcctccttctttctcatctctcgagcataaattattaaaattttccgAACAAAACTacggaaaagagtttttatgagataaaactcgaataaaatTCTAAAACTGACGTCGTTATTGCGATtccggaaacccataataactagtaaacctccacTAAACATTATTTTCCGAAACaaccaaattaataaaatttgaagcaaAAACAATTACAAAAACAGATTTATGACTTTTTCATATTAACGAAAAACCTCCTCccaatttttatctattaactGAGAAGCaatcatcaaaatataaaaaattataaaaaaaattctatacgagaaataagagtttttgtttctatcaaaaataaaatgttcagCTTGTAATTAGAAACTAAATCCTTCAATATATTAACTGTCTGAGAATTGCAGCCATAAATCTGTCAAAGAGGTCTGCATATTctaaaaattgattggattgtaccATATAGAAATAATAAGTGATGATCGGAATATTTCTGGAGTTTTTAACAGGGACAACAATATCTTCTATTTTATCGATAGTCAATAGACACAGATTGTCTTCTatagaaaggaaaaagaagaaattaagttaaaaaaaaatagaagacgAGAGTATCGAGTAGTAAGGGACCACATAGAAAAATTTGCATTGATTTAAATTTCATTcttttaaaagtaatatatatttttatttttattaataaagttattattaataaaaatattaattattaaaattgtaatttttattatttattataatacataattataatacttaatattaatataatttaaaaaaagacaTAAATGCAATATATATTTTAGGTGTTAGAATAACAATTAATGGGGACAGTTGAGATGGTTGAAACTGTCTTTTTTCCTGAGTTATCGGAATTGAATTCTGGTGCCAACAAAAACACTTTCATTTTTCTTTGGTGCatatcggttcgattttgaaaatCAGAATTAAACTATGCAGGTTTTCAGTTCGCTGAATATCGGGTCCATTATAGTTTATTTAGTTCTATTAATTagagaattttatatttaaatcagatttatgGTCTTATTTTCGATTAAATCGATCTGATAAATTAATCCGATTTTAACGATCACAGACAGCACAAATGATATGCAGcttgatttaattcaaaatcataTCAGAATGAAACTTTAGACTAAAGACCGGTTATCGTACCCTTTCTTGTGAACTAAAATCGAAATCTCCAATTGgatttaatttcaattcaattattttattttaaaataaagtattttataaaattatatcaataatttaaattatctaataattaaatttaagtttatttttaacattgtaaaaaatattatttatatttaaatataatattatttcattttttatattatatgtaatattattttattttttattgtgtaAATGGtacattttatataatttacttatttaataaaatatatattcaataatatttaaaatttatatttattttttaaattaaattaattatttaaaatttaaatttaattaaaattaaattaaaactgtaaaaaaattaaaaccgctttaaaattaaattaaaattaaaacagttaaaaaaattaaaaccgataCTGATTCCAGTTAGATTCGTAAAATAAATTGGAACCGGCCCACGGCAACTCTAGATTACCTTATTCAAGTCAAACAAGAAAAATGTTGGCTCTGTATAAGCCTTCCGATTTTTGGACGCATACCCATTACCAGTCCATACTCATAGTCTGGGAATCTGCAACATGTGGATTTTTGGGTGGAAAGGGGCTTCTGGATTCTCAGCCTGTTCCACAGCTGAGCAAGTCACACGAGGGATTGATGGAACTGGCCTCACTGCTATTATCACAGGTCTGCTTTTGCTCTCTTATTTTATCATCCTTGccttaatttctttttctaatgtCTGTTTTTCTTTGTTTGAGGAAAAACTTGCAGTGAACCATATAAGAATTGAAGCTTTCAATCttatatttttcaaatgaaaaaattaactaatccATTTTTAGCTTTCCAAAATTGGGATATTGTTTTCGAGGTTAGCGAGGATACAACTTCTTTACTTCATTTCTTTTTGCTTATGttcttttcttaaataaaatatgCAAAAGCTTGCTTACCCAAGTGATCATTCCTGGGTCTAAATTATTTTGCTttcgtgtttttttttttttttttttttttttgtatagtACTGAATGCTTAATTCTTGCAAAAATTGTGGATGGAGTTGATGAAGTATTGAAGTTGATCTATCAGCATATATGTgtgaacttattttttatttgttcctGTTTCACATGGATTACCAAAACGCGCAGAAAGAGTAAATATTTTGCTTGGATTTTTCAACTATCTGCCTCTCTGAATCGTTTTCTAGATTATATTAGTTTTGTTGATGATTGTTGCAGAATATACTCAGCAGACCACCTGAGACTTGTGGTTTTTAGCAAGCAAACAAATTTCTCATGCTGAAAGCCTTTCCTCCAAGTTTTACTCGTCGTGGTGCTTTATATGACAATGTATAATTGTATATTTGTGCAAGTTTGTGAAACTGTGAAAAAGAAATGACGGGAATAGAATGCTTGTCATTGCTAGGAGATTCAATTATGTACGAGTACTGGAATGCAATACACGTTAAGAAGAAGCAAAAACAAACTCTCTGGTCTGTACAACTAACTTAGGAACCTACGTGTGTCATGTGAAGTTGCTGCTCTCCAAACCAAATGCGCAGAGTTTCACAAACCATTACGTGCACCATGTAATAACTTAACAATATTATGTCATCCTTTTTGTGGTGTTTAATTGGTTTGTCTGTTAACTTCTTTTTTGGCCTAATTTCAGGAGCATCAAGCGGCATCGGTATGGAGACAGCAAGAGTTCTTGCTTTGCGTGGTGTACATACGATAATGGCAATAAGGAATTTGGAGGCTGGTAAGAATGTTAAAGAAGCAATACTCAAGGAAATCCCCACCGCTAAGATTGATGTTATGCAGTTAGATCTCAGCTCAATGACATCTGTCAGGAAATTTGCATCGGAATATATTTCCTCGGGTCTTCCACTAAATATACTCATGTAAGAAACTAAACTGaacaattcaaatttatttgacTACCGTTTCAACTTGTTTTATGATTCCCTCATTCGTGTCTTGTTCACTGGTTTGTGTGCACATACCACTATGATTTTATTTCTGTTGCTCGTTGATTTTGTTGCAGTAACCCATGAAAGTCTTTAGGAACTGAACAGTAGGATCTAAAGTcctcttttctttgtttccaGTAACAATGCGGGTGTTATGGCTCGTTTCATGCTTTCTCAAGATAACATAGAAATGCAGTTTGCAACAAACCATGTAGGTAAGTGCTGCAGCTAAgtgcataaacatatacattcTTTTAATTAAGGTACAACGTTGGTGGTTGCAATTTAGTTATATGTTAATTGTAATATCAGTTGTAAAATGATTTTAGTTTATGTATGAAATCAAATAGAGTATGCAATGTAATAAGATCATACAACACAGGATTTGAACTCCTTGTGATTTAATATACAAGAATCTTGAACGTTAGATCCCttgataaccataaacatagaaCACATAGACGATATTCTGTATGGGATCACTTTGTGAAAACTTTCGAAAAAATAACATCACTTTGACTTTTTCCTCCTTGCATAAATAACTTTTGTTAATCTTCAAAGTTTAGATTATAGgaaataaatatgttaatataggaagtaaatattgatagatggatcagCTGCTTAATTttaggattgtataatcataaacttgatttTTCCTTCCTGCTTAGATACCGTCTCTcgtgtataaataggttgtaatctctattttGAAATAcaatatcaaa
This is a stretch of genomic DNA from Manihot esculenta cultivar AM560-2 chromosome 2, M.esculenta_v8, whole genome shotgun sequence. It encodes these proteins:
- the LOC110609093 gene encoding aquaporin PIP1-3, whose amino-acid sequence is MEGKEEDVRLGANKFTERQPIGTSAQTDKDYKEPPPAPLFEPGELSSWSFYRAGIAEFIATFLFLYITVLTVMGVSKSNNKCATVGIQGIAWAFGGMIFALVYCTAGISGGHINPAVTFGLFLARKLSLTRALFYIIMQCLGAICGAGVVKGFEGKRVYQTLGGGANVVAHGYTKGDGLGAEIVGTFILVYTVFSATDAKRNARDSHVPILAPLPIGFAVFLVHLATIPITGTGINPARSLGAAIIFNKDHAWDDHWIFWVGPFIGAALAAVYHQIVIRAIPFKARA